From a single Arachis hypogaea cultivar Tifrunner chromosome 3, arahy.Tifrunner.gnm2.J5K5, whole genome shotgun sequence genomic region:
- the LOC112782986 gene encoding replication protein A 70 kDa DNA-binding subunit B-like, whose product MLSYYVYGYVILIFRSVDILLLPRGQPGLQNVMKATKIYFNPDLSEVIDFRKSMVEQGINGTQPLFIANEGKSVSLEDDFMRLTRRSTIDQLHDNKDDGSFVIMGTITDIVEEGCWWYSTCVCGKAVYPESGVYFCDVCMHHVTNVILRFRLKVAVSDHTGQGIFVLFDRETAYLLKKACADLFNEVQKEPTVLCGDSFLLHLKL is encoded by the exons ATGTTATCTTATTATGTGTACGGTTATGTTATCCTGATCTTTAGATCTGTTGACATTCTTTTATTACCCAGAGGTCAACCTGGTCTCCAGAATGTTATGAAAGCAACAAAAATTTACTTTAATCCTGATTTGTCAGAAgttattgattttcgaaaaag CATGGTCGAACAAGGAATTAATGGCACTCAACCTTTATTCATTGCGAATGAGGGAAAATCTGTTTCATTGGAGGATGACTTCATGCGCCTAACTAGGCGATCCACAATAGATCAATTACATGATAACAAAgat GATGGGAGTTTTGTTATTATGGGTACTATCACTGATATTGTTGAAGAGGGCTGTTGGTGGTATTCCACTTGTGTGTGTGGAAAGGCAGTTTATCCTGAGTCTGGGGTCTATTTCTGTGATgtttgcatgcatcatgtgacAAATGTGATTCTAAG GTTCAGACTTAAAGTAGCAGTTTCTGATCATACTGGACAGGGCATATTCGTTTTGTTTGATCGTGAAACAGCTTATTTGCTTAAAAAAGCATGTGCTGACCTTTTTAATGAAGTCCAAAAGGAGCCAACT GTTCTGTGTGGAGATAGCTTCCTATTACATTTAAAACTTTAG